AACGACATGCAGGCGCTCGCCATCGACGAGGCGCATTACCTGAGCGCGCTCGATGCATGCAGCGAAGCGTTCGAGCGCGGCGCAGTGGGCGCGGGGCGCGGCATGTCGTGTTTCGGGCTGAAGGGCGGAATCGGGTCGGCGTCGCGTGTGGCGCATGTCGGCGAGCAGCATTACACGATGGGCGCGCTCGTGCTCGCGAACTTCGGCCGCTTGCCGCAACTCATCGTCGCCGGCGATGCGCTTGGCCGCACGTTGCAGGCGGAATCGACGATCCAGCCCGAGCACGGCTCGATCATCATGCTGATTGCAACCGATGCGCCGCTCGATGCGCGCCAGCTTCGCCGCGTCGCCACGCGCGCCGCCGCCGGACTCGCGCGCACCGGTTCGGTCTACGGTCACGGCAGCGGCGATATCGCGCTCGCCTTCACGACGGCGTACCGCGTGCCGCACGACGCCGCGCTGATCGCGATACCGCCGCTCGTCAGCGACACGCGGCTCGATCCGCTGTTTCAAGCCGCAGCGGACTGCGTCGAGCAAGCGATCCTCGATGCGCTCTTCAGTGCGGAGACGGTCGCGGGCCGCGACGGTCATCGGCGTATTTCGCTTAACGAAGCTTTGAGAACGCGAACATGAAAGTGCTGATTTCGGTGGATATCGAAGGCATTGCGGGCGTGTTCCATCCGGAGCAGACGCGCGCCGGCAACGGCGAATACGAACAGGCGCGCCGCTGGATGACGCGCGAGGCCAATGCGGCTACGCTCGGCGCATTCGAAGGAGGCGCGTCGCAGGTATGGATCAACGATTCGCACGGCGGATTTCGCAACCTTGTGCCGGATCTGCTCGATCCGCGCGTGCGGCTCGTGCTCGGCAAGCCGCGCACGCTCGGCATGATGGCGGGGCTCGAGGCATCGCCGGAACTGGTGTTCATGATCGGTTATCACGCGCGTGCGCAAAGCCGCGGAATTCTGGCGCACACGATCAACAGCGCCGCGTTCGCGCGCGTCATGCTGGATGCGGAGGAAGTCGGCGAGGCGGCGCTGTACGGCAGGCTTGCCGAGGAACGCGGCGCGCGCGTCGTGCTCCTGACCGGCGACGACGTCTTCGGCGCCGAAACCTTGCCCGCGTTTCCCGGCGCACGCTTTCTCTGTGTGAAGACCGCGCACGGCTATTCGAGCGGCGTGACCGAAACGCCCGCCGCCGCATGCGAGGCGATCCAGCTTGCCGCGCGTGAAACGCTCGAGGCGGCAGCGGATCAGCAACGCATGTCGCGCGCGGCGCCCGCCGCACATCGCTGCGAATTGCGTGCGCAAAGCACCGCATTCGCCGATCTTTTTTGCCAATGGCCGACGCTCGAACGCGTCGATGCCGTGACGCTCGCGTTCGATGCGCCCTCGGTCGAACATGTCGTGCGAACGCTCAATTGCCTTTCGGCAATGTCCTTCATGATACGGTGAGCGCCTTAACTCAACGCGTGGACTGTCGTTAGAATGGAGCCATTCGCAAGACTGGCTTGCTTTCCGACGAGTTTTTCCCGGCGGCGCTCATGCATCACATCAAGCTCGAACACAACGACGACGGGGCACTCGACCCCGCCGACCCGCAGGTTGTCATGCGCGGCTCGCTTTTCATCGACGGTCGCGAGGCCGGTTGCTGGGAATCGCGCCGCGACGGCACGTGGGCGGCGCATGTGCGGCATCGCGAAGGCTGGATCGTCGCGACGAGCCGCGACGCGCTGACCGAGCGGCTCGTCCGCGATGCGTGAGTCCGCAATGCGTGAGTCCGAATAATTTCGAAAACGGTTCAACACTTACATGTATTTGTCGATCATCGCCGTGGGGCTCGGGGGCGGACTGGGCTCGCTCCTCAGATGGGTCCTCGGCCTGCGCCTCAATGCGATCTTTCCTAATCTGCCGCTCGGCACGTTCACGGCGAACGTCATTGCGGGCTACATCATCGGCGTGGCGGTCGCGTTTTTCGCGCGCGTCCCGGACATCTCGGTGGAATGGCGGCTTTTCGTCATCACCGGGCTGATGGGCGGACTCTCCACGTTTTCCACGTTCTCGGCCGAAGTGGTCGCCCATCTGCAGCAGGGGCGGCTCGGCTGGGCGTTCGCGGAGATCGCGATTCACGTCGGCGCGTCGCTTCTGATGACTGCGCTCGGCATCGCGACGGTGGCCGTGGCTTCCTGAGGGGCGCTTCACGTGCCTCGCACCGCGGCAACGCTTGCGCTCCGTCAAACGTTTGCGCTTTTCCAATTTCCAGCGTTTTAACGCACGACCCTCGCTGCTCAGGCAGCGGTTTTTATATTGACAGTAATGAAGGTGATGATATGCCAGGGCTTTCGCTCATCGAAATCAGACCGTACCGTGCGAACGATCTCGACGGCGTGATTGATCTGTTTCAACGCGCAGTGCGCGAGACGGCCTCGGCCGATTACAGTGCGGTGCAGATCGACGTTTGGTCGCACGTGGACCGCGACGAGTGGGAACTGGCCCGCCTGAGCCGCCCGACGTGGGTAGCGTTCGTCGGCGGCGAACTGGCCGGTTTCGCGGATCTCGAAAAGAACGGTCTCGTCGACATGATGTTCGTCGATCCGAAGCATCAACGCACGGGCGTGGCGACGGCGCTGCTCGCGCGCGTGGAAGCCGAGGCGGACGAAGCCGACATCGGTTGCCTGCACACCTATGCGAGCGTCACGGCGCGGCCGTTCTTCGAATATTGCGGTTTCACGATGCTGCTCGCGCGCGCGGTCGTCGTGCGGGAACAGCGCTTCGTCCAGTTCGTCATGGAAAAAGTGCTGTAGCCCCGAAAATCTGTATAGACAACATTCGTTTCGAATGACCGGGTTGACCTAGGAGAATCCCGTATTCCCACTTGTTTCGTCCTGTTTGCACGTTTAGACTTGAGCCTAACTTGTATAGACAGGACGAACCATGATCACGCTCACACCCGGAAAACTCACTCTCCCGCAACTGCGCCGTATCGCCCGTGGCTCGGATCCGCTCACGCTGGATCCGGCCAGCTTCGACGCCATCGATGCAAGCGCGCGCGCCGTCGCCGCAATCGCCGCGAAGGGCGAGCCTGCCTACGGCATCAACACGGGCTTCGGGCGGCTCGCCAACACGCACATCCCCGCCGATCAACTCGAACTGCTGCAAAAGAATCTGGTGCTGTCGCACGCGGTGGGCGTCGGTGAGCCGATGTCGCGTCCGGTCGTGCGGCTGTTGATGGCGCTCAAGCTGTCGAGCCTCGGCCGCGGTCATTCGGGCATCCGCCGCGAAGTCATCGACGCGCTCATCACGCTTTTCAACGCCGACGTGCTGCCGGTCATCCCGGTGAAAGGCTCGGTCGGCGCATCGGGCGATCTCGCGCCGCTCGCGCATATGTCCACGGTGCTGCTCGGCTTGGGCGACGTCATGATTCGCGGCGAGCGCGCAAGTGCCGTCGACGGCCTCGCGGTCGCGGGCCTGAAGCCGCTCACGTTGCAGGCGAAGGAAGGGCTCGCGCTCCTGAACGGCACGCAAGCCTCGGCGGCGCTCGCGCTCTACAACCTCTTCGCGATCGAAGACCTGTTCCGCACCGGGCTCGTCGCGGGCGCGTTGTCGGTGGATGCGGCGGCGGGCTCCGTCGTGCCGTTCGATGCGCGCATCCACGAACTGCGCGGCCATCGCGGCCAGATCGATGCAGCCAGCGCGTATCGCACCCTGCTGAAGGGCTCGGGCATCAATCTGTCGCACGCGGACTGCGAGAAGGTTCAGGACCCGTACAGCCTGCGCTGCCAGCCGCAGGTGATGGGCGCGTGTCTCGACCAGATGCGTCACGCGGCGGACGTGCTGCTGATTGAATCGAACGCTGTCTCCGATAATCCGCTGATCTTCCCCGATACGGGCGAAGTGCTCTCGGGCGGCAACTTCCACGCGGAACCGGTCGCGTTCGCCGCCGACAATCTCGCGCTCGCCGCCGCCGAAATCGGCGCGTTGGCGGAACGCCGCATCGCGCTCTTGATCGACGCGACGCTCTCCGGCCTGCCGCCTTTCCTGGTGCGCGACGGCGGCGTGAACTCGGGCTTCATGATTGCGCATGTGACGGCTGCCGCGCTCGCGTCCGAGAACAAGACGCTCGCGCATCCGGCATCGGTGGATTCGCTGCCGACTTCCGCGAATCAGGAAGATCACGTGTCCATGGCGACGTTCGCCGCGCGCAAGCTCGGCGACATCGCCAGCAACACGGCCAACATTCTCGCGATCGAACTGCTCGCGGCGGCGCAGGGCGTCGATCTGCGCGCACCGTATCAGACGAGCGCGCCGCTGCTCGAAGTGATGAAGACGCTGCGCGCGCAGGTTCCGCACTACGACCTCGACCGCTACTTCGCGCCGGACATCGCCGCAATTGCGACGCTCGTGCAAGACGGCGCGATCGCGCGGCACAGCCCGTTCGCGTTCGCATCGGAACAGGCTGCATGAACACGCCCGCGTATCAGGAGATCAAGGACTACATTCTCCGGCGCATTCATATCGGTGAGTGGAAGGAGGGCGATCAGGTGCCCTCCGAAAACGAGCTCGCGCGCGAGTTCAAAGTCGCGCGCATGACCGTGAACCGTGCGCTACGCGAGCTGACCGCCGAGCAGATCCTGACGCGCGTGCAGGGCGCGGGCACCTTCGTCGCGCAGCCGAAATACGCGTCTACGCTGGTCGAGATTCGCAGCATTTCCGATGAAATCGTCGCGCGTGGCCACACGTATAGCGCGCAGGTGCTGCATCTGGGCGCGTCGATCGTCGATGAAGCGCTCGCCGCCGAGATGCATCTGACGCTGGGCAGCCCGGTGTTCCATTCGCGCGTGCTGCATTTCGAAAACGACGAACCCGTGCAGATGGAAGCGCGCTACGTGAATCCTGCGCTCGCGCCGGAATATGCGCGGCAGGATTTCACGACCATCACGCCGAATCAGTACCTGATGGTGGCGGCGCCTTTGCAGCGCGTCGAGTACCGGATCGAGGCTTCGGTGCCGTCGGCGGAAATTCGCCATGCGCTCGCGATGAACGAACACGAGCCGTGTCTGCTGCTGCATCGGCGCACGTGGTCGCGCGATGCCGTCGCGTCCGTGGCGAACCTCTGGCATCCGGGCGACCGCTATCAGTTCACCGGACATTTTTGAACATCATGATCATTCGGGCTGACTCGCTCACTCCCCGGCCATGGAAAAACGGCGGCGGCGTGACGCGCGAGATCGCGGCGGGGCCGCCGGGTGCGTCGATGGAGGCGTTCGCATGGCGTCTGTCGCTCGCCGATGTCGCCGCAGACGGCGCGTTCTCCACCTTCCCCGGCGTCGACCGCGTGCTCGTGCTGCTGGACGGCGCGGGCATGCGCCTCACGGAAGCGAGCGGCCATGTGCACGCGCTCGACGCGCCGCTCGCGATCGCGCGCTTTCCCGGCGAGACGCCAATCCACGCGACACTCAATCACGGACCGACGCGCGATTTCAACGTGATGGTGCAACGGGCGCGGGCACGCGCGACGGTGCAGGCGCATCGTGAATCGGCTGCCATCGTGGCCACGCACGACGTCACGTTGATCTTCTGCGCGCGCGGCCGGATCGAAATCGAATGCGCCGGCGACGCGCGCCATACGCTCGAATCGGGCGACACGCTGCGCCTCGATCGCGCGACCGCACTGGAGTGCGAAGCGGCGGACGGCGCGGCGTGGCTGCACGTCGGCATCGACATGCTGTAGAGGTAAAGACGGCGCGCAGCCGCACATCGACAATAACGGAGACAGACATGAATGCAGCGCCCCGCGCATTCTTCGCCGATCACGCGCGCCTGGCCGATGGCTGGCAACGCGACGTGCTGTTCGAATGGGACGAGAACGGCGCGCTCGTGCGCGTCACGCCGGACAGCGCCGCGCCCGCGGGCGTCGAACGCGCGCAAGGGCCGGTCGTGCCCGGCATGCCGAATCTGCATTCGCACGCGTTCCAGCGCGCGATGGCGGGCCTCACCGAATATCGCGCCAGCGCAACCGATACGTTCTGGAGCTGGCGCGATCTCATGTATCGCTTCGCCGCGAAGATCGGACCGGAGTCGCTCGGGGATATCGCGCGGTGGCTGTACATCGAGATGCTGAAGGCGGGGTACACGTCCGTCTGCGAGTTTCATTACGTGCATCACGCACCCGACGGCGCGCCCTACGCGAACCGCGCGGAACTCGCCGAGCGCGTCGTCGATGCGGCTGCGAGTGCGGGCATCGGCATCACGATGTTGCCCGTGCTCTACGAATACAGCGGCTTCAATCAGAGCGCGCCGCGCGACGATCAACGTCGCTTTCTCAACACGCCCGACTCGCTGCTCGCCCTGATCGATGCGCTGACGCGCTCGCGGCCGGAGAACGGTACGCGCCGCTACGGCGTGGCGCCGCATTCGCTGCGGGCCGTGTCCGGCGAATCGCTCGCGGCTTTGATCGAAGGGCTCGACGCGCGTTTGCAGCGCGCGCCGGTGCATATCCATATTTCCGAGCAGGTCGCCGAAATCGAGGCCTGTCTCGCGGCCACGGGCCAGCGTCCGGTCGAATGGCTGCTCGATCGTTTCGATGTCGATGAACGCTGGTGCCTCGTGCACGCGACGCATATCGACGCCGGCGAATGCGCGCGTCTCGCGGCCAGCGGCGCGATCGCGGGACTGTGTCTCACGACCGAGGCGAATCTCGGCGACGGCGTGTTTCCGTCGCGCGAATATCTCGATGCGGGCGGGCGAATCGGCGTAGGCTCGGATAGTCACATTGGCGTCGACTGGCGCTCGGAACTGCGGCTGCTCGAATACGGCCAGCGTTTGTGGCGGCGCCAGCGCAACGTGCTCGCTTCGTCGACGCAGAGCCGTCCCGCCGATCGTCTCTTCGACGCCGCGCTCGACGGCGGCGCGCACGCAACGGGCCGCGCCGTCGGCATGCTCGCGCCCGGCAAGCGCGCGGACTGGCTCGTGCTCGACGACGCGCATCCCGGCATCGGCGGCCATGCGCCCGAAACGTGGCTGTCGAGCGTGATCTTCGGCGAGCATGGCGAGAGCCCGATCCGCGACGTCTTCGTCGGCGGCCGCAAGGTGATCGCCGCGCGCCGGCACGCGCAGGAGGACGAATCGCTCGCGCGTTATCGTGCCGCTCTGCGCGGTCTGCTCGGCTGAGGTCATGGAGGTCATGAAATGGACGGTTCTTCGATCTTCACGCTGGAACGCGGCAGCGCGCCGCTGCTGATCTCGATTCCGCATCGGGGCACGCGCATTCCCTGTGCGCTCGCCGACGAGATGACGCCCGTCGCACAACGCGTCGAAGATTGCGACTGGCATCTGGAACGGCTGTATGCGTTCGGGCGCGAACTGGGCGCGTCGATGCTGACGCCCGAATATGCGCGCTATGTGATCGACCTGAACCGTCCGCCCGACGATGCGAATCTCTATCCCGGCCGCGATACGACCGGGCTGTGTCCCGTCGATACCTTCGACAAGGCGCCGCTCTACAAGCCGGGACACGAGCCGTCACGCGAGCAGATCGATGCGCGCCGCGCGATGTACTGGCAGCCGTATCACGACGCGCTTGCTGGCGAACTCGACCGCTTGCGGCACGCGCATGGCCGCGTGCTGCTGTGGGAAGCGCATTCGATCCGCTCGGTCGTGCCGCGTTTCTTCGACGGGCGTTTGACGGATTTCAACTTCGGCACTGCGGATGGCGCTTCGGCGGCGCCGGGGCTGGCGGAGCATCTGGCGGGCATCGTCGGGCGTGACGGCCGCTATACGACGGTGGCGAACGGACGCTTCAAGGGCGGCTACATCACACGGCACTATGGCCGCCCGGCGGATGGCGTTCACTCGATTCAACTGGAGTTGACGCAGGTCACCTACATGAAAGAATCGGCGCCGTTTGCTTACGACGAAGCGCTCGCCAGCGAGGTGCAGCCGCTCCTGCGCGAGCTGGTTTGGGCGGCGGTCGCTTATGTGTCGGCTGCGTGAGTCTGTCCGCCAGATGGCGATTGGCTGTCGAATCTGTACGTCGGAATTGATGTGAATCGATTACGCCTGTGGCGCGACGGCATCGGCGCTCGATAAAAATCATATAAAAATCATGAATTTACGACGGAAAGAAAGCCTTCGCTGACCCGAATCTCCGCCTCGCCCCGCGAAATGCATTGTTGCGAAACGAACAATTATGTTTCGTGCAAATTGGGGTTTCCCCTAGGTCATCGTCCTCCTACACTTGTCTTCAAGCGAAACGAAATCAGAAGCTACTTAAAAAACTTTCGATTCAGTTTCGATTTCAAAACAAGACTATTGGAGGTTCATCATGATCAAGGCATTCGTTCCCGCACTCGTCATCGCTTCGGCTCTCGCTGCTCCGACTTTCGCGTTCGCGCAAGACAACGGCCCGGTGACCCGCGCGCAAGTTCGCGCAGAGCTGGTTCAGCTCGAAAAGGCGGGCTACAACCCGTCCGCCGATCACGCTACCTATCCGCAAAACATTCAAGCCGCCGAATCGCGCGTGAATGCGCAACAAGGTACGTCGTCGTACGGTGCTTCGACGGCAGGCTCGTCGCAATCGGGCGCACGTCAGGCCGTGTCGATGTCGGATCGTAATTCGGTGTACTTCGGCCATTAAGCGCCTACGAACACAACGATTTTGAAGTGGCGGTAGAAGTAGAGAAGTGGCTGTTGCAGTAGACGGTGGAAAGCGCAGTAAATTGCGAGAAGTGTAATAGCAGTACCGTAGTAAGCAGCTCCACGAACGCCGACCGCGAAGTATCGCGGCCGGCGTTTTTCATTTTGTGGGCTCGCTTTCGAATAATCGTGCGCGCGCAATCGGTTGCTTAATGGCAGGCATTATTCTCATAAAAAGCAAATTCCTTACTGAATCGCCGCACGATTGCAAAAACACATGACAAATAATCGAAAAACATTTTCATGTGGATGGGCCGATATCCTAGAATACTTTCTGGCAGAACCGCGAAAACCAGCCTGGGCGCCATTATTCAGAATGGTTTGAGTAGTTGTGCCTATCATTTCGATTTTCATTGAAAAACTGAGGGTAGCCATGAAAAAAAAGCCCGCATTGCTGCGGTTTCTAATACTCCTGGTTCTCTCGGTCAT
This portion of the Caballeronia insecticola genome encodes:
- a CDS encoding DmpA family aminopeptidase, yielding MMQAPHIGTMNAGARGTIADVAGVTVGHCTLNQGPIQTGVTVIRPHPGDAYREKVPAGACVINGFGKSIGLVQVEELGVLETPLALTNTFGVGTVANAQIRAAIKANPQIGRDDPSVNPLVFECNDGYLNDMQALAIDEAHYLSALDACSEAFERGAVGAGRGMSCFGLKGGIGSASRVAHVGEQHYTMGALVLANFGRLPQLIVAGDALGRTLQAESTIQPEHGSIIMLIATDAPLDARQLRRVATRAAAGLARTGSVYGHGSGDIALAFTTAYRVPHDAALIAIPPLVSDTRLDPLFQAAADCVEQAILDALFSAETVAGRDGHRRISLNEALRTRT
- a CDS encoding M55 family metallopeptidase, yielding MKVLISVDIEGIAGVFHPEQTRAGNGEYEQARRWMTREANAATLGAFEGGASQVWINDSHGGFRNLVPDLLDPRVRLVLGKPRTLGMMAGLEASPELVFMIGYHARAQSRGILAHTINSAAFARVMLDAEEVGEAALYGRLAEERGARVVLLTGDDVFGAETLPAFPGARFLCVKTAHGYSSGVTETPAAACEAIQLAARETLEAAADQQRMSRAAPAAHRCELRAQSTAFADLFCQWPTLERVDAVTLAFDAPSVEHVVRTLNCLSAMSFMIR
- the crcB gene encoding fluoride efflux transporter CrcB, whose protein sequence is MYLSIIAVGLGGGLGSLLRWVLGLRLNAIFPNLPLGTFTANVIAGYIIGVAVAFFARVPDISVEWRLFVITGLMGGLSTFSTFSAEVVAHLQQGRLGWAFAEIAIHVGASLLMTALGIATVAVAS
- a CDS encoding GNAT family N-acetyltransferase — encoded protein: MPGLSLIEIRPYRANDLDGVIDLFQRAVRETASADYSAVQIDVWSHVDRDEWELARLSRPTWVAFVGGELAGFADLEKNGLVDMMFVDPKHQRTGVATALLARVEAEADEADIGCLHTYASVTARPFFEYCGFTMLLARAVVVREQRFVQFVMEKVL
- the hutH gene encoding histidine ammonia-lyase → MITLTPGKLTLPQLRRIARGSDPLTLDPASFDAIDASARAVAAIAAKGEPAYGINTGFGRLANTHIPADQLELLQKNLVLSHAVGVGEPMSRPVVRLLMALKLSSLGRGHSGIRREVIDALITLFNADVLPVIPVKGSVGASGDLAPLAHMSTVLLGLGDVMIRGERASAVDGLAVAGLKPLTLQAKEGLALLNGTQASAALALYNLFAIEDLFRTGLVAGALSVDAAAGSVVPFDARIHELRGHRGQIDAASAYRTLLKGSGINLSHADCEKVQDPYSLRCQPQVMGACLDQMRHAADVLLIESNAVSDNPLIFPDTGEVLSGGNFHAEPVAFAADNLALAAAEIGALAERRIALLIDATLSGLPPFLVRDGGVNSGFMIAHVTAAALASENKTLAHPASVDSLPTSANQEDHVSMATFAARKLGDIASNTANILAIELLAAAQGVDLRAPYQTSAPLLEVMKTLRAQVPHYDLDRYFAPDIAAIATLVQDGAIARHSPFAFASEQAA
- the hutC gene encoding histidine utilization repressor, coding for MNTPAYQEIKDYILRRIHIGEWKEGDQVPSENELAREFKVARMTVNRALRELTAEQILTRVQGAGTFVAQPKYASTLVEIRSISDEIVARGHTYSAQVLHLGASIVDEALAAEMHLTLGSPVFHSRVLHFENDEPVQMEARYVNPALAPEYARQDFTTITPNQYLMVAAPLQRVEYRIEASVPSAEIRHALAMNEHEPCLLLHRRTWSRDAVASVANLWHPGDRYQFTGHF
- a CDS encoding HutD/Ves family protein — protein: MIIRADSLTPRPWKNGGGVTREIAAGPPGASMEAFAWRLSLADVAADGAFSTFPGVDRVLVLLDGAGMRLTEASGHVHALDAPLAIARFPGETPIHATLNHGPTRDFNVMVQRARARATVQAHRESAAIVATHDVTLIFCARGRIEIECAGDARHTLESGDTLRLDRATALECEAADGAAWLHVGIDML
- a CDS encoding formimidoylglutamate deiminase; translated protein: MNAAPRAFFADHARLADGWQRDVLFEWDENGALVRVTPDSAAPAGVERAQGPVVPGMPNLHSHAFQRAMAGLTEYRASATDTFWSWRDLMYRFAAKIGPESLGDIARWLYIEMLKAGYTSVCEFHYVHHAPDGAPYANRAELAERVVDAAASAGIGITMLPVLYEYSGFNQSAPRDDQRRFLNTPDSLLALIDALTRSRPENGTRRYGVAPHSLRAVSGESLAALIEGLDARLQRAPVHIHISEQVAEIEACLAATGQRPVEWLLDRFDVDERWCLVHATHIDAGECARLAASGAIAGLCLTTEANLGDGVFPSREYLDAGGRIGVGSDSHIGVDWRSELRLLEYGQRLWRRQRNVLASSTQSRPADRLFDAALDGGAHATGRAVGMLAPGKRADWLVLDDAHPGIGGHAPETWLSSVIFGEHGESPIRDVFVGGRKVIAARRHAQEDESLARYRAALRGLLG
- the hutG gene encoding N-formylglutamate deformylase — its product is MDGSSIFTLERGSAPLLISIPHRGTRIPCALADEMTPVAQRVEDCDWHLERLYAFGRELGASMLTPEYARYVIDLNRPPDDANLYPGRDTTGLCPVDTFDKAPLYKPGHEPSREQIDARRAMYWQPYHDALAGELDRLRHAHGRVLLWEAHSIRSVVPRFFDGRLTDFNFGTADGASAAPGLAEHLAGIVGRDGRYTTVANGRFKGGYITRHYGRPADGVHSIQLELTQVTYMKESAPFAYDEALASEVQPLLRELVWAAVAYVSAA
- a CDS encoding DUF4148 domain-containing protein, which encodes MKAFVPALVIASALAAPTFAFAQDNGPVTRAQVRAELVQLEKAGYNPSADHATYPQNIQAAESRVNAQQGTSSYGASTAGSSQSGARQAVSMSDRNSVYFGH